A region from the Natronogracilivirga saccharolytica genome encodes:
- a CDS encoding ATP-binding protein: MRISASTDELEKIRSFVASHAGEFGFSETDVNDIVLAVDEACTNIIKHAYEWNPEKNISVSVAFRNNEMLVSIIDEGKPFDPGSYQTPKLEEQLKNKKRSGYGILLIRKLMDNVEYRKRQSRNEIRMTKKR; this comes from the coding sequence ATGCGTATCAGCGCCTCGACCGACGAGCTCGAAAAGATCCGAAGTTTCGTCGCCTCGCACGCCGGGGAGTTCGGCTTCAGTGAAACCGATGTCAATGACATCGTACTTGCCGTGGATGAAGCCTGCACCAACATCATCAAGCACGCCTATGAGTGGAATCCGGAAAAAAACATCTCCGTCTCGGTAGCTTTCCGCAACAATGAAATGCTGGTCTCCATCATTGACGAAGGCAAACCATTTGATCCGGGCAGCTACCAGACTCCCAAACTGGAAGAGCAGCTGAAAAATAAAAAAAGAAGTGGCTACGGTATCCTTCTCATCCGTAAATTAATGGACAATGTGGAATACCGGAAAAGACAGTCCCGCAACGAAATCCGGATGACCAAAAAACGCTGA
- a CDS encoding SpoIIE family protein phosphatase: MSEPKEIRDDRRSQFGLQTILDTSRLLIESHDVDFVLNNLLLISMGKMMVTRAAVLWYEPRSKSHPVMMKKGRLDLPERVAIPRSLFKNRSSLFCADHEELQPLQQAGISLLVAIRHSERHLGILALGPRIGNQPISAEEIEILESLVFMSGIAVANSELVSELRTTNRKLDYKVQELFTLFDLSKAFNASIDREEIKRIFRFTLLGQLFIRKFVMILQREGSPVPVTQNGLSRALSDDEMTILSGFEKNIVRVDDELLAKHPFLRELDLHLVLRLNNEGGEPAVLGLGKRANGKEYEPADFNFLISIGNLALMSIQKTFLLEDRIEKERMEEELQLARSIQQKLFPDAPPETPNLKVSAKNVPSYQVGGDYYDLIEDVRSNLIMAIADVTGKGIPASLLMANLQSVLHILQPFDIGLSEATGQINSLIYQNTPSDKFISFFWGRFDHKDQVLHYVNAGHNPPLLIRSNGDISRLSEGGVLLGAMPTLTPYKVGQAVMGEGDILVLYTDGVTEAMNELDEEFDEQGLIDSVLSRREQDPSGILAGIISDVTDYCGNRISDDLTLIVCKRT; this comes from the coding sequence TTGTCTGAACCGAAGGAAATCCGAGACGACAGGAGAAGCCAGTTCGGCCTCCAGACGATCCTGGATACCAGCAGACTGCTCATCGAGTCGCACGATGTCGATTTTGTGCTGAACAATCTGCTTCTGATCTCCATGGGCAAGATGATGGTGACGCGGGCCGCCGTACTGTGGTACGAACCGCGCAGCAAATCGCACCCGGTCATGATGAAGAAAGGCCGCCTGGATCTGCCGGAGCGCGTGGCGATCCCCAGAAGTCTGTTCAAAAACCGCAGCTCCCTCTTTTGTGCCGATCACGAAGAACTGCAGCCGCTGCAGCAGGCGGGAATATCATTGCTGGTGGCCATCCGCCACAGCGAACGCCATCTCGGCATCCTTGCACTGGGTCCGCGAATCGGGAACCAGCCCATATCCGCTGAGGAGATCGAAATCCTCGAAAGCCTGGTATTCATGTCCGGCATCGCCGTTGCCAACTCCGAACTGGTCAGCGAACTTCGAACCACCAACAGGAAACTGGACTACAAAGTCCAGGAGCTGTTCACGCTGTTCGATCTGAGCAAGGCCTTCAACGCCTCCATCGACCGGGAGGAAATCAAAAGGATATTCCGGTTCACCCTGCTCGGACAGCTGTTTATCAGAAAATTTGTGATGATACTGCAGCGGGAGGGCTCGCCGGTCCCGGTTACCCAAAACGGACTATCCCGGGCTCTTTCAGACGATGAGATGACCATCCTTTCGGGTTTTGAAAAGAACATCGTCCGGGTGGATGATGAGCTTCTTGCAAAGCACCCTTTTCTGCGCGAGCTGGACCTGCATCTTGTGCTGAGACTCAACAACGAAGGCGGCGAGCCGGCCGTGCTTGGACTTGGAAAGCGGGCCAACGGCAAGGAGTATGAGCCCGCCGATTTCAACTTCCTGATATCGATCGGCAATCTGGCTCTGATGTCGATCCAGAAAACATTTCTTCTTGAGGACCGGATTGAGAAGGAGCGGATGGAGGAGGAGTTGCAGCTTGCCCGATCCATCCAGCAAAAGCTGTTCCCTGATGCGCCTCCCGAAACGCCGAACCTCAAAGTCTCGGCAAAAAATGTCCCTTCCTATCAGGTCGGCGGTGATTATTACGATCTGATAGAAGATGTGAGGAGCAATCTCATTATGGCCATTGCGGATGTGACCGGCAAGGGAATTCCGGCTTCACTGCTCATGGCCAATCTGCAATCGGTGCTGCACATACTTCAACCGTTCGACATCGGATTATCCGAGGCCACCGGACAGATCAATTCACTGATCTACCAGAATACTCCGAGCGATAAATTCATCAGTTTTTTCTGGGGCCGGTTTGATCACAAGGACCAGGTGCTGCATTACGTGAATGCCGGACACAACCCGCCGCTTCTGATCCGGAGCAACGGTGACATCAGCCGTTTGTCGGAAGGCGGTGTGCTGCTCGGCGCGATGCCGACGCTGACCCCCTACAAGGTCGGACAAGCAGTCATGGGCGAAGGCGACATTCTGGTCCTCTATACGGATGGCGTGACGGAGGCGATGAACGAGCTGGATGAGGAATTCGACGAGCAGGGCTTGATTGACAGTGTGCTCAGCAGGCGTGAGCAGGATCCGTCCGGAATTCTGGCCGGTATTATTTCGGACGTAACGGATTACTGCGGCAACCGTATCAGCGATGACCTGACGCTTATCGTTTGCAAAAGAACGTAA
- a CDS encoding transglycosylase SLT domain-containing protein, which translates to MRIRPKHIDTIGKSAGLGVLLLFATGVTSCGREDEHHEDVVEYSEPVAFDFEEIKERGTIRMITRYNSSSYFLHRGMDRGFDYELVSRFADKHDLKVEVVLLTSDDDPIELLNRGKGDIIAGNYAITGDRKPHVTFSKPYNFVNQVLVSSDLDEPVEDPEQLEGRTVSVRRNSSYFTTLQQLREQGLDVNIDVVSEDWNTEALMLEVAEGRMEATIADDNLYHVAANYIEGVQSGLVVSEQDTIAWAARQNAPELKEKMDDFIQEHFRIRESDGRVLRSAFLNILNRRYFEEQGHASRFENRRYDMVHTGYISAYDDLVKDIAADAGVDWKLVLAVMAQESRFDPNAKSWAGAIGLMQIIPRFSRVENEALLYDPEINIREGVRYLDKHLNRYAHLDSLNQYAFALASYNVGMGHIADARRLAVQLGNDPDEWENIADALLKLMNRKYYQHARYGFKRGIETVNYVEDVMNRYERYHAVASLAANFEDRNIPTLSDLGRTN; encoded by the coding sequence ATGCGAATCAGGCCGAAACATATAGATACGATAGGAAAAAGTGCAGGACTTGGAGTTCTGCTGCTCTTCGCAACCGGTGTGACCTCCTGCGGGAGAGAGGATGAACATCATGAGGATGTGGTGGAATATTCGGAGCCGGTTGCTTTTGACTTTGAAGAGATCAAAGAGCGCGGAACCATCCGGATGATTACCCGGTACAACTCCAGTTCCTACTTTCTGCATCGCGGTATGGATCGCGGCTTTGATTATGAATTGGTTTCGCGGTTTGCCGACAAGCATGATCTCAAGGTGGAGGTAGTATTGCTGACATCCGATGATGATCCGATTGAACTGCTGAATCGCGGCAAAGGTGATATCATAGCCGGAAATTACGCCATTACCGGGGACAGGAAGCCGCATGTCACCTTTTCAAAGCCGTATAACTTTGTCAACCAGGTTCTTGTAAGCTCGGACCTGGATGAGCCGGTAGAAGATCCGGAACAGCTTGAAGGAAGAACCGTCAGCGTGCGCCGCAACAGTTCCTACTTCACCACACTCCAGCAGCTTCGTGAGCAGGGACTGGATGTCAACATTGATGTCGTAAGTGAGGACTGGAACACCGAAGCCCTGATGCTTGAGGTGGCAGAAGGACGGATGGAGGCCACCATCGCCGATGACAATCTGTACCATGTTGCTGCCAATTACATTGAAGGTGTGCAGTCCGGACTCGTTGTATCGGAGCAGGATACCATAGCCTGGGCTGCCCGGCAAAATGCTCCGGAGCTCAAAGAAAAAATGGACGACTTCATTCAGGAGCATTTCCGCATCCGTGAGTCGGACGGCAGGGTGCTCCGGTCCGCATTCCTCAACATTCTGAATCGCCGCTATTTTGAAGAGCAGGGACATGCCTCCCGGTTTGAGAACCGCAGATATGACATGGTACACACCGGGTACATATCGGCTTATGATGACCTGGTGAAAGATATCGCCGCTGATGCCGGAGTTGACTGGAAACTGGTTCTGGCAGTCATGGCTCAGGAATCACGTTTCGATCCCAATGCCAAGAGCTGGGCCGGTGCGATCGGCCTGATGCAAATCATTCCGCGTTTTTCCCGGGTGGAAAACGAAGCATTGCTTTACGACCCGGAAATCAATATCCGTGAAGGCGTCCGCTATCTGGACAAACATCTTAATCGCTACGCGCATCTTGACTCCCTGAACCAGTACGCCTTTGCTCTTGCCAGCTACAATGTCGGTATGGGACACATCGCTGATGCGCGGCGGCTGGCAGTACAGCTCGGCAATGATCCGGATGAATGGGAGAACATCGCCGATGCCCTGCTAAAGCTGATGAACAGGAAATACTATCAGCACGCCCGCTACGGATTCAAGAGAGGAATTGAGACGGTGAATTATGTGGAAGATGTGATGAACCGGTACGAGCGCTATCATGCCGTGGCAAGCCTTGCCGCCAATTTTGAGGATCGCAATATCCCGACACTTTCTGATCTGGGCCGGACAAACTGA
- a CDS encoding DMT family transporter — MSAHDQSIGDRFHLVTPKLILMLIAGMAMFAFAPILVRSAGDADPFAFAAIRTMSAALVLLPFWLLRKSKADTFYDTGDKVRAAVAGMLLGFHFIFWILALQNTTIASASILVTIHPVILILIEAGLFKRVFPPLVWLGVMVAFSGSVLLGYSDAQSVTMFEHALLGDFYALIAALFFALYFLISQQLRQKSDWLNYVFRVYGATGLTCLAAAVIAGSGIPVEPAVWLAGIALALGPQIIGHGSMNYAVKFVAPTLLATLILTEPVFATVLAWLIFSEVPPVLTFPAMAIILCGVVMTWASRRYKKK, encoded by the coding sequence ATGAGTGCCCATGACCAAAGCATCGGCGACCGTTTTCATCTGGTGACACCAAAGCTGATCCTGATGCTGATTGCCGGGATGGCAATGTTTGCATTTGCTCCCATCCTTGTGCGATCGGCCGGAGATGCCGACCCGTTTGCATTTGCCGCCATCCGGACCATGAGCGCCGCTCTGGTGCTGCTCCCGTTCTGGCTGTTACGGAAAAGCAAGGCCGATACGTTTTATGATACGGGAGATAAAGTCAGGGCCGCTGTTGCGGGAATGCTGCTCGGGTTTCACTTCATTTTCTGGATCCTGGCCCTGCAGAATACAACCATCGCCTCGGCATCCATACTGGTCACCATTCATCCCGTAATCCTTATTCTGATCGAAGCCGGACTGTTCAAACGCGTCTTCCCGCCGCTGGTATGGCTGGGGGTGATGGTGGCGTTTTCGGGATCGGTGCTGCTTGGTTATTCAGATGCGCAGTCGGTTACCATGTTTGAGCATGCGCTACTCGGCGATTTCTATGCGCTCATCGCAGCCCTGTTTTTTGCTCTCTACTTTCTGATCAGCCAGCAGCTCAGGCAGAAGTCCGACTGGCTCAACTATGTCTTCCGCGTATACGGGGCGACCGGGCTGACATGTCTGGCAGCGGCAGTCATTGCCGGCAGCGGAATCCCGGTGGAGCCGGCAGTCTGGCTGGCGGGAATCGCGCTGGCGCTGGGTCCGCAGATCATCGGTCACGGTTCAATGAACTATGCCGTCAAGTTTGTGGCGCCAACCCTTCTTGCCACACTCATCCTCACCGAGCCGGTTTTCGCCACGGTGCTGGCCTGGCTTATTTTTTCGGAAGTGCCGCCCGTTCTGACCTTTCCCGCCATGGCCATTATACTCTGCGGGGTGGTGATGACGTGGGCATCACGCAGATACAAGAAAAAGTGA
- a CDS encoding DUF4293 family protein: MIQRIQSLFLLLILPVNIGFAFTPMFSHAMLDPSGWLSNGLIAALLFSIALTLYTIFLFRDRQNQMRWVKRAMLFQVIAVGMAVGVFFTVGHIGMNLIEEALSVGLLVLGVLLQYMALHYIWKDEELVRSMDRIR, from the coding sequence GTGATACAACGCATTCAAAGTCTGTTTCTCCTTCTTATTCTCCCCGTCAATATCGGCTTCGCTTTTACCCCCATGTTTTCTCATGCCATGCTGGATCCCAGCGGATGGCTGAGCAACGGCCTGATCGCGGCGCTGCTGTTTTCGATAGCACTCACTCTGTACACTATTTTCCTGTTCCGCGACCGGCAGAACCAAATGCGCTGGGTCAAGCGGGCCATGCTGTTCCAGGTTATTGCGGTCGGTATGGCGGTCGGCGTCTTTTTTACGGTAGGGCACATCGGGATGAACCTGATCGAAGAGGCGCTTTCGGTCGGATTGCTGGTGCTGGGCGTACTGCTTCAGTATATGGCACTCCATTATATATGGAAAGACGAGGAACTGGTCCGGTCGATGGATCGCATCCGCTGA
- a CDS encoding DMT family transporter → MASKTSGRSLAELYLMFIVIVWALNFSVVKYSLDDIDPLSFNAFRFVLAIILMWVVVWIKNLKIRIERRDIWKVVLLGLLGNLIYQMLFIIGIDRTFASNAAVMLGMIPVWIAVFSHLFTSQKMYRVQAIGVLAAFTGVALIMGGGEEGLTFRSETLAGDAIIISAAMVFAVYTLLSRSLLEKYSPLTLATSVMSIGGTLLIIVAIPSLIRLDYSAISVHAYGGAAYSGVFAIGLAYLIWNFGIKNVGAIRTATYQNLVPVLGVLFGLIFLGEKLHILQYLGCLLTVGGIMLSRYQKPG, encoded by the coding sequence ATGGCATCCAAGACATCCGGAAGATCACTTGCAGAGCTGTATCTGATGTTCATCGTCATCGTCTGGGCGCTGAACTTTTCCGTGGTCAAGTACAGCCTGGACGACATCGATCCGCTTTCATTCAATGCCTTCCGCTTTGTGCTCGCAATTATTCTGATGTGGGTGGTGGTCTGGATTAAAAACCTGAAGATCCGCATTGAGCGCCGCGATATCTGGAAGGTGGTTTTGCTGGGCCTGCTCGGCAACCTGATCTATCAAATGCTGTTTATCATAGGCATCGACCGGACATTCGCCTCCAATGCCGCGGTCATGCTCGGGATGATTCCGGTCTGGATTGCCGTTTTTTCACATTTGTTCACTTCGCAGAAAATGTACCGGGTGCAGGCCATTGGAGTTCTGGCGGCATTTACAGGAGTGGCTTTGATTATGGGCGGCGGTGAAGAGGGGCTGACCTTCCGGTCCGAAACGCTGGCCGGTGATGCCATCATCATTTCAGCAGCCATGGTATTTGCCGTTTATACGCTGCTTTCGCGGTCACTGCTCGAAAAATACTCCCCGCTGACTCTTGCCACGAGTGTGATGAGCATCGGCGGCACGCTGCTGATCATTGTGGCGATCCCGTCGCTGATCCGGCTTGATTACAGCGCCATATCGGTGCATGCCTACGGCGGAGCGGCCTACAGCGGCGTATTTGCCATCGGTCTGGCCTACCTGATCTGGAACTTCGGAATCAAGAATGTGGGCGCCATCCGCACGGCGACTTATCAGAACCTTGTGCCCGTTCTGGGAGTCCTTTTCGGGCTCATTTTTTTGGGTGAAAAACTGCATATTTTGCAGTATCTTGGTTGTTTGTTAACAGTAGGTGGAATCATGCTCTCCCGCTATCAGAAACCCGGCTAA
- a CDS encoding SLBB domain-containing protein: protein MLYQHSLVPLTALSLLFVLIIGLLPSGLEAQDNERRRSMQIQMSPEIESNLFFDELGLEMTLARFHETYLDIDTYELGPGDLLGLTLKGNVSGIFRGMRVNSHGAILIPRVGSVKVDGLLFDEARELIESKVQEELPGTSISLTLEHPRNLKVNVVGNVPFTGPQIVLAQTRVDQAVYHSFFEPVADDLEDEIMLANKYPQEFIESNQYAIRNIVINRKDGSQVTADLYRYLKTGDESANPVVKEGDIINIQELHDHNPRVSVSGGVNQDLELEYRSDDTIDRLIKMAGGPTYDAAEDYIRVSRVTEEGARDIVLDDSASIAGFDLQPNDRVIIPYDRDKRRTENVQVFGEANYTGRFSIKDGETTLYELMEKTGGLTSMALPQAAYLMRTQPGRTEYGIRHAFDPRALTRTSDQVMQGFEYLDLEAQLIRNRVYIDLTDEDQLKDVTLYHGDRLHIPKNEGTVFVFGQVNQPGYYNFDEDKSSSDFISKAGGFALSAEEDRVFVIKAQTNSWHRPDDTIIEPGDLIFVDREPFDELQAARTYDMQKRAQRNSNIQLVMTGLTTITSIITAYIAVTR, encoded by the coding sequence ATGTTGTACCAACACAGCCTTGTGCCCCTGACGGCACTCTCCCTTCTGTTCGTTCTGATTATTGGTCTGCTGCCATCCGGCCTGGAAGCCCAGGACAACGAACGACGCCGCTCGATGCAAATTCAGATGAGCCCGGAAATTGAATCCAATTTATTTTTCGATGAACTCGGCCTCGAAATGACGCTGGCACGTTTTCATGAAACCTACCTGGACATCGATACATACGAGCTGGGCCCCGGTGACCTGCTCGGACTCACCCTCAAGGGCAATGTAAGCGGAATTTTTCGCGGCATGCGGGTAAACAGTCATGGAGCCATACTGATTCCGCGCGTAGGTTCGGTGAAAGTCGACGGACTTCTTTTTGATGAGGCCAGGGAGCTGATTGAAAGCAAAGTTCAGGAAGAGCTGCCCGGAACGTCGATTTCCCTGACACTTGAACACCCCAGAAACCTGAAAGTAAATGTTGTGGGCAACGTCCCGTTTACCGGTCCCCAGATCGTGCTGGCTCAAACCAGGGTAGACCAGGCAGTCTATCACTCTTTTTTCGAGCCGGTGGCGGATGATCTTGAGGACGAGATCATGCTTGCAAATAAATATCCTCAGGAATTTATCGAGAGCAATCAATATGCGATCCGGAACATCGTAATCAACCGGAAGGACGGCTCACAGGTTACCGCTGACCTGTACCGGTATCTCAAAACCGGTGACGAAAGTGCCAACCCGGTGGTCAAAGAGGGGGATATCATCAATATCCAGGAACTTCACGACCATAACCCGCGTGTTTCGGTTTCGGGAGGTGTAAATCAGGACCTGGAACTGGAGTACCGGTCCGATGACACGATCGACCGCCTGATCAAGATGGCCGGCGGCCCCACATACGATGCCGCCGAAGACTACATCCGTGTCAGCCGCGTCACAGAAGAAGGCGCCCGGGACATCGTTCTGGACGACTCCGCCTCCATTGCCGGATTCGACCTGCAGCCCAACGATCGTGTGATTATCCCGTACGATCGTGACAAACGCCGCACCGAAAATGTCCAGGTTTTTGGTGAAGCCAACTACACCGGAAGATTTTCTATAAAGGATGGTGAGACCACATTGTATGAATTGATGGAGAAAACGGGGGGACTTACCTCCATGGCGCTTCCGCAGGCGGCCTATCTGATGCGGACCCAGCCCGGCCGGACCGAATACGGCATCCGTCATGCATTTGACCCGCGTGCACTGACCCGGACCTCCGATCAGGTGATGCAGGGATTTGAGTATCTGGATCTGGAAGCCCAGCTTATCCGAAACCGGGTCTACATTGACCTTACCGATGAAGATCAGCTTAAAGATGTCACCCTGTATCATGGCGACCGGCTGCACATCCCGAAAAACGAGGGTACGGTATTTGTGTTCGGACAGGTAAACCAGCCCGGTTACTATAATTTTGACGAGGACAAGTCGAGCAGCGACTTCATCAGCAAAGCCGGCGGATTTGCACTCTCGGCCGAAGAAGACCGGGTTTTTGTAATCAAGGCGCAGACCAATTCCTGGCACCGGCCGGACGATACCATCATTGAACCCGGAGATCTCATTTTTGTCGACAGAGAGCCGTTTGACGAACTCCAGGCAGCCCGGACCTACGACATGCAAAAGCGCGCCCAGCGCAACAGCAATATTCAGCTGGTCATGACCGGCCTGACCACCATTACCAGCATCATCACTGCCTACATCGCCGTGACCCGATAA